The sequence below is a genomic window from Candidatus Sericytochromatia bacterium.
CTCACCCCCGCATCAGGCGTGCCGTCGCCCCCGGGTTCCGCGGGGCCGACCGCGAGTCCAGCGGCCACGCCGGTCGCCACACCCAGCGCCAGCCCAGTGCCCTGACCTCAGAGCGCCGGGGGGATGCTCCCAGGCGCCGAGCCCACGGCTTTGGAGGCAGGGACGGGGGACGGAGGCGCGCCGTCGCGCTCAGGCACCACGTGCGGGGTGATCATCACCACCAGTTCGGTGGTAGAGCGCTCCAGCGAGGTGCGCCGGAAAGCGCTGCCAATCCAGGGCAGGTCGCCGAGCAGGGGCATCTTGTCAACCGTCTCGGTCGTGCGTTCCTGATTCAAGCCGCCAATG
It includes:
- a CDS encoding type II and III secretion system protein encodes the protein FTRQNVTLGVAGVTLAITPKINPDGFISMKVDPSISFIRETVRGATNAEILATLKSQRKLTTPEVRVRGGETLVIGGLNQERTTETVDKMPLLGDLPWIGSAFRRTSLERSTTELVVMITPHVVPERDGAPPSPVPASKAVGSAPGSIPPAL